Proteins co-encoded in one Octopus bimaculoides isolate UCB-OBI-ISO-001 chromosome 9, ASM119413v2, whole genome shotgun sequence genomic window:
- the LOC106873266 gene encoding uncharacterized protein LOC106873266 translates to MAIENVQPSSEETYRKSCFKTESSSDKRKNMLLKALTATEIKVHSSLVTEDSQAESSNSDKALPKNAEDQQKGTPFFVTQPKEDDGEFIDTKQSADGRKCMEEKEYIDIKDEMMREDLLNKEARCDENSSAYSPVKEKYKGYEVLFDDNDVNRRIISSNDKLMNINALRQALKTEVPFKRRIPKNFTQELVLKSKEVASKSGNSLDERINKILQNIREQSVLHEVSLGDIFNNQALYKEEYKEARKLIKQIENYYANSFFNKRQQQKLRDKNRPQS, encoded by the exons ATGGCAATTGAAAATGTCCAGCCTTCATCGGAAGAAACATATAGAAAGAGCTGTTTTAAAACTGAATCTAGTTCTGATAAGAGGAAAAATATGTTGCTGAAAGCATTGACAGCAACTGAGATCAAAGTACATTCATCACTTGTCACTGAAGATAGTCAAGCAGAATCATCAAATTCAGACAAAGCCCTGCCTAAGAACGCTGAAGATCAACAGAAAGGCACACCATTCTTTGTTACACAG CCAAAGGAAGACGATGGAGAATTTATAGACACGAAACAATCTGCAGATGGAAGAAAATGTATGGAAGAGAaagaatacatagatataaaagatgaaatgatGAGAGAAGATTTGTTAAATAAAGAAGCTAGATGTGACGAAAATTCTTCAGCATATAGTCcagttaaagaaaaatacaaaggtTATGAAGTGCtttttgatgacaatgatgtcaaTAGAAGGATTATTTCTTCTAATG ATAAATTAATGAATATCAATGCACTACGCCAGGCATTGAAAACTGAGGTACCATTCAAAAGACGTATTCCAAAGAATTTTACACAAGAACTTGTTCTAAAATCAAAG gaaGTTGCTTCAAAGTCTGGAAACAGTCTTGATGAGCGGATCAATAAAATCCTACAGAATATCCGAGAGCAATCAGTATTGCATGAAGTTAGCCTGGGTGACATATTCAACAATCAAGCCTTATACAAGGAAGAATACAAAGAAGCCCGAAAGCTTATAAAACAG ATCGAAAATTACTATGCGAATAGTTTCTTTAACAAACGCCAACAACAAAAACTTCGAGACAAAAATAGGCCACAATCTTGA